Below is a genomic region from Corallococcus caeni.
CACCGCCGCGACGGTGGCCGCTTCCGCCTCCTCTTCCACGACACCCACCACCGGGCCGTGAGCGCTCCCGACGAGCAGGCCCGCTACGACCTGTCCCAGTACGACGGGGTGCTCGCCTTCGGCACCGTGCTGAGGGACCTCTACCGGAAGCGGGGCTGGGCGACGCGCGCCTGGACCTGGCATGAAGCCGCCGACGTGCGAGTGTTCCACCCGCACCCGCGCAACCGCGAGGTGCGGGACCTGGTGTGGATTGGCAATGGCGGCGACGACGAGCGCACGAAGGCGCTGCACGAATTCCTGCTGGAGCCCGTGCACATGCTGGGGCTGACGGCGCGGGTGCACGGCGTGCGCTACCCGGCCCCCGCCCTGCGGGCCTTCCTCGACGCCGGCATCGAGTACGCCGGCTGGCTGCCCAGCCACCGCGCGCCGCTGGCCTACTCCCAGGCCCGCGTCACGGTGCACATCCCCCGGCGGCCCTACGCCACCCTGCTGCCCGGCATCCCCACCCACCGCCCCTTCGAGGCGCTGGCGTGCGGCATCCCGCTGGTGTCCGCCCCCTGGGAGGACGTGGAGGGACTCTTCACCCCGGGCCGGGACTTCCTCGTCGCCCGCGACGGGGCCCAGATGCGGCGCCACCTGTCCGCGCTCGTCGCGGACGCGGACATGCGGCATGCCTTCGCGGAGGCGGGCCTGCGCACGGTCCTGTCCCGGCACACCTGCGCGCACCGCGTGGAGGAGCTGCTGGGCATCTGCCAGTCGCTGGGGATGTCCGGCGACGTCCTCCATCCGTCGTCCCCCGAAAGAGTCCACGCATGAGCCACGGCCTGCGCATCGCCTTCTTTGGTTCGAGTCTGGTGTCCTCCTGGTGGAACGGCGCGGCCACGTACTACCGCGGCCTCGTCCGCGCCCTGCATGCGCGCGGACACCACGTCACCTTCTATGAACCGGATGCCCACGGCCGGCAGGAGCACCGCGACCTCCAGGACCCGGACTGGGTCCGCGTCGTCGTCTTCGCGAACGACCGGGGTTCGCTGGACGCGTGCCTGGACGACGCCTTCGGCGTGGACGTGGTGGTGAAGGCCAGCGGCGTGGGCGCCTTCGACGCGTACCTGGAGGCGCGCGTGCTGGAGCTGCGCCGCTCCGGCACCCAGGTGGTCTTCTGGGACGTGGACGCGCCCGCCACGCTGGAGCGCGTGGCGAAGGACGCGAACGACCTCCTCCGCCCGCTCATCCCGCGCTTCGACCACATCCTCACGAGCGGCGGCGGCGCGCCGGTGGTGAACGCGTACCGCGAGCTGGGCGCGAAGCGGTGCGTGCCCATCCCCAACGCGGTGGATCCGGACACGCACCACCCGGTGGCGCCGGAGCCACGCTTCGCCGGCGACCTGTCGTTCCTGGGCCACCGGCTGCTGGACCGCGAGGCGCGCGTGGAGGCCTTCTTCTTCAAGGCCGCGGAGGCGCTGCCCCGCTCGCGCATGCTCCTGGGCGGCAGCGGCTGGGAGGACCGCGTCGTGCCGGCCAACGTCGCGCGTCTGGGGCACGTCTACACGCCGGACCACAACGCGGTGAACTGCTCGGCGCGCGCGGTGCTCAACCTCCACCGCGACAGCATGGCGCGCTTCGGCTTCTCGCCCGGCCCGCGCGTGTTCGAGGCCGCGGGCGCGGGCGCCTGCCTCATCACCGACGCCTTCGAGGGCGTGGAGCAGTTCCTGGAGCCCGGCCGCGAGGTGCTGGTGGCCCACTCCGGAGAAGAGGTCGTCGAGCACCTGCGGCGCCTCACCCCGGAGGACGCCCGGCGCATGGGGCAGGCCGCGCTCCGGCGCGTGCTGGCCGAACACACGTACGCGCACCGGGCGGCGCGGGTGGAGGCGGAGCTGGGCTACCGCGCTGGCGCTGGCCGGGGTTGAAACCCGGCGCGGCGGGGCGCATCGATGGGAGGCACATGGCCTCCCCACCGCCTCCCAAACCCTGCGCCGTCTGCGGCCGCGCCATCACCTGGCGCCGGAAGTGGGCGCGCGACTGGGAGCAGGTGCGCTACTGCTCGGACGCGTGCCGGGGGAAGCGGGCCGGCGCGCGGGATTCCCCGTGGGAGGCGCGCATCCTGGAGCTGCTCTCCCAGCGGGCGGGCGGCGCCACCGTGTGCCCCTCGGAGGTCGCCCGGGCCTCCGGCGGGGAGGACTGGCGCGCGTGCATGGAGCCCGTGCGCGAGGCGGCGCGCAGGCTGGTCGCGCGCGGCGCGCTGGACATCGTCCAGGGCGGCAGGGTGGTGGACCCGTCCACCGCGCGCGGGCCCATCCGGCTGCGCCTGCGCACTTGACGCCCCGGGGTGTGGCGCCCTGCACAGCGCGTTCACGGGCGGTGGAATCGCGCTTGCGCGCACATGGAGGGTCCAGCTACGCGCTCGCCTCCTGATTCCGGACTGACTCCGAGGTCGCCATGAACTGGAAGCGTTCGCGGTATCCCGCCTGTGCCCTTGCCGGCGTGCTGATGGTGGGTTGTGGCGGGCTCCCGCCCGAGGAAGCGGAGCCCTTCGCGACGTCGAGCGCGGGCCTCACGGACGTGAACGCGGTGCGCCCGGACGCGGCGGTGGCGCGCTCCGGCGTGCGCGGCGTTCCCGACGACGTGAACCTGGTCAACGACGTGAAGGACACCGCGCAGCCGGACTTCGACGCGACGTACATCGAGGGCAACGGCTTCAGCAGCTCCGTGGACTTCAGCTATCCGGCCATCGCCGCGGGCGACGTGCTGGTGACGAGCGTCAACGTGAAGTACTTCATGCGCAACGCCAGCTGCACCGCGCCGCTCATCTGCGGCCAGGGCGGCAGCATGCTCCTGCGCGGCAGCACCGTCATCGCGCAGTCCACGGTGACGCACAACCTGCCGGACATGACGCAGGGCTGGTACCTCTTCAACGACACGTACACCCTGTCCCCGCCCGTCCCGCTGTCGCAGCTGCGCACCCGCGTCACGATGACGTGGCCCGGGCGCTCCACCTCCGGCATGCGGCTGTCCACGGTGGCGGCGGACTTCCGCTACTAGGAGACCCTCATGGCCCACGACAAGAAGTCCGAATTCGACGTCATCCTGTGGGGCGCCACGGGATTCACCGGCCGCCTGGTGGCGGAGTACCTGGCGCGCACGCAGGACACCCACCGCGCGAAGTGGGCCATCGCCGGGCGCGACGAGGCGAAACTGGACCAGGTCCGCTCGGAGCTGGCGAAGGTGCGGCCGGAGCTCGCGGACCTGCCGGTGGTGCTCGCGGACGCGAAGGACGTGGCCTCGCTGGACGCGCTGGTGGCGCGCACGCGCGTCATCATCTCCACCGTGGGCCCCTACGCCCGCTACGGCAACGAGCTGGTCGCCGCGTGCGTCCGCTCCGGCACCGACTACTGCGACCTGACGGGCGAAGTGCAGTTCATGCGCAAGACCATCGACGCCCACGACGCGCGGGCGCGCGAGACGGGCGCCCGCATCGTGCACACCTGCGGCTTCGACTCCATCCCCTCCGACCTGGGCACGCTGATGCTCCAGGACTACATGCGGGAGAAGCACGGCGGCCACTGCGACCAGGTGCGCTTCCACCTGACGCGCATGCGCGGCGGCTTCAGCGGCGGCACCATCGCGAGCATGATGGACACGCTGGCGGCGGTGAAGGCGGACCCGTCCCTCAAGAAGGTGCTGACCAGCGCCCACGCGCTGGACCCGGAGCCCTCCCGAGGCACCCAGGAGGAGCGCGACCTGGCCACGGTGAAGAAGAGCCCGGACACGGGCACGTGGACCGCGCCCTTCGTGATGGCGTCCGTCAACACGCGCGTCGTGCGGCGCTCCAACGCGCTCTTGGGCTACCCGTGGGGCCGCGACTTCTTCTACTCGGAGGTCTCCGACTTCGGCCCCGGGCCCAAGGGGTTCGCGCTGGCCGCGGCGACCACCGCGGGGCTGGGCGGCTTCATGGCCGTGTCGAACGTGGACGCGCTGCGGGAGCTCCTGGAGAAGCACGTGCTGCCCGCGCCGGGGCAGGGCCCGTCCGCCACCGTGCGCGAGCGCGGCCTCTTCGAAATAAAGCTCCTGGGCGAGGGACAGTCGCCCAAGAGCGGCCAGCGCGTGAAGGTGGAGGGCAAGGTCGCGTCGCAGGGCGACCCGGGCTACGCGGCGACGGCGCGCATGCTCGCGGAGTCCGCGCTGTGCCTCGCCTTCGACACCATCCCCAAGCGGGGCGGCGTCCTCACCCCCGCGTCCGCCATGGGCATGGTGCTGGTGGAGCGCCTGCGCAAGGCGGGCATGACCTTCGAGGCCCACGACCGCGCCGCCTGAGGGCGTCCGCCGTGCTGCTTCAGTCGCGCAGGTAGTGGCAGGTGTAGCCGCCGGGGTTCTTCACCAGGTAGTCCTGGTGGTAGCCCTCGGCGGGCACCCACTCCCCGGCGGCGACAATCTGCGTGACGACGGGCCGGGACCACTTGCCGGACTTGTCCACGCGGGCCTTCACCGCCTCCGCCGTCCGCTTCTGCGCGTCCGACAGGTAGAAGATGGCGGAGCGGTACTGCGTGCCCACGTCGTTGCCCTGGCGGTTGAGCGTCGTCGGGTCGTGCATGCGGAAGAACCACTGCTCCAGCAGCGCCTCGTACGTCAGCAGCTTCGGGTTGAAGACGACGCGCACCGCCTCCGCGTGCCCCGTCTCCCCGGTGTGCACGTCCTCGTAGGTGGCGCCCTTCTTCGCGCCGCCCGTGTAGCCAACCTCCGTGTCGATGACGCCCGGAATCTTGCGGAGGATGTCCTCCATGCCCCAGAAGCACCCACCGGCCAGGTACGCCGTCTCGCGCGCGGCCTCCGTGGGGGCCGCCGCCTTCGCCAGCACGACGGCGCCCGCGGCGGGGGCCATCGCGCCCTGGGGCTCGCTGGGGGCCGCACGGCCGAAGGACGGCAGCCACGCGCCATAGCCCTTCGCGGCCAGCTCGTTCACGGGGATGAAGCGCAGCGACGCGGAGTTGATGCAGTAGCGCAGGCCCGTGGGCTCCGGCCCGTCCTCGAAGACGTGGCCCAGGTGCGAGTCGCCGTCCTTCGAGCGCACCTCCACGCGCTCCATGCCCAGGGTGCTGTCGCGCTTCTCCACCACGTGGGCCTTGTCCAGGGGGCGGGTGAAGCTGGGCCAGCCGGTGCCGGACTCGAACTTGTCGCGCGAGGAGAACAGGGGCTCGCCGCTGACCACGTCGACGTAGAGCCCCTCCTCGTGGTTGTTCCAGTACGCGTTGCGGAAGGGCGGCTCGGTGCCCTCGTGCTGCGTCACCTGGTAGGCCAGGGGGGACAGGGTGCGCTTGAGCTCCGCGTCGGACGGCTTCGCGTACTTGCGGCCGTCCTGCGCCGGGGCGGACGCGGTGACCGCGGCCTGGGTGCCGGGCGGAGCGCCGCGCGCCTCGGTGCACGCGCTCAGCACGGCGGCCAGCACCAGCGCGGCGGGCCACAGCCGGCGTGCCACCGACAGCAGGGTGGGGGACGACACTGCACGGGCGGACGACATGGGACGCGAAGCCTCCGGGCGCCTTCGCAAAAAAGGGCGCACTCCCCTGGTACGCGGGACCCCTGGCGACGGTTTCAGCGGACAGTGAACACCGGCCGGCCGGGCAGGCCATCCCGCGGCCCTCCGGGGGGCCGGGCAGTGGCCGGCGGGGGCCCGGAGGCGTTACGTTCCCCGGGGACCGGGAGGGTGCACATGAGCCGGGGACGCGGGCCGAAAGGGCCCATCGGACGGGTGACGGGCATCTCGCGCGCCGAGGGCGCCAGCGTCATCCTGCGCATCCGGGCCCTCCAGAGCGTGGAGGGCGCCGCGCCGGTGACGGACCGGAACACGCCCCGGCGCTCCTTCTCGGAGGTGATGGAGCGCCACGCGCAGGGGCTGAACAGCAGCGAGCCCCTGCCGTTTCCCGTG
It encodes:
- a CDS encoding DUF2256 and DUF3253 domain-containing protein, which translates into the protein MASPPPPKPCAVCGRAITWRRKWARDWEQVRYCSDACRGKRAGARDSPWEARILELLSQRAGGATVCPSEVARASGGEDWRACMEPVREAARRLVARGALDIVQGGRVVDPSTARGPIRLRLRT
- a CDS encoding CgeB family protein, with the protein product MSHGLRIAFFGSSLVSSWWNGAATYYRGLVRALHARGHHVTFYEPDAHGRQEHRDLQDPDWVRVVVFANDRGSLDACLDDAFGVDVVVKASGVGAFDAYLEARVLELRRSGTQVVFWDVDAPATLERVAKDANDLLRPLIPRFDHILTSGGGAPVVNAYRELGAKRCVPIPNAVDPDTHHPVAPEPRFAGDLSFLGHRLLDREARVEAFFFKAAEALPRSRMLLGGSGWEDRVVPANVARLGHVYTPDHNAVNCSARAVLNLHRDSMARFGFSPGPRVFEAAGAGACLITDAFEGVEQFLEPGREVLVAHSGEEVVEHLRRLTPEDARRMGQAALRRVLAEHTYAHRAARVEAELGYRAGAGRG
- a CDS encoding CgeB family protein, which gives rise to MRVILFCHSLLSDWNHGNAHFLRGVVTELSARGHSVRVLEPADAGSFQHLLQEPHGLAVLDELRAYYPRLRPERYAPDALDLEAVLDGADLVLVHDWTSPALVRRLGEHRRDGGRFRLLFHDTHHRAVSAPDEQARYDLSQYDGVLAFGTVLRDLYRKRGWATRAWTWHEAADVRVFHPHPRNREVRDLVWIGNGGDDERTKALHEFLLEPVHMLGLTARVHGVRYPAPALRAFLDAGIEYAGWLPSHRAPLAYSQARVTVHIPRRPYATLLPGIPTHRPFEALACGIPLVSAPWEDVEGLFTPGRDFLVARDGAQMRRHLSALVADADMRHAFAEAGLRTVLSRHTCAHRVEELLGICQSLGMSGDVLHPSSPERVHA
- a CDS encoding saccharopine dehydrogenase family protein, whose protein sequence is MAHDKKSEFDVILWGATGFTGRLVAEYLARTQDTHRAKWAIAGRDEAKLDQVRSELAKVRPELADLPVVLADAKDVASLDALVARTRVIISTVGPYARYGNELVAACVRSGTDYCDLTGEVQFMRKTIDAHDARARETGARIVHTCGFDSIPSDLGTLMLQDYMREKHGGHCDQVRFHLTRMRGGFSGGTIASMMDTLAAVKADPSLKKVLTSAHALDPEPSRGTQEERDLATVKKSPDTGTWTAPFVMASVNTRVVRRSNALLGYPWGRDFFYSEVSDFGPGPKGFALAAATTAGLGGFMAVSNVDALRELLEKHVLPAPGQGPSATVRERGLFEIKLLGEGQSPKSGQRVKVEGKVASQGDPGYAATARMLAESALCLAFDTIPKRGGVLTPASAMGMVLVERLRKAGMTFEAHDRAA
- a CDS encoding bifunctional methionine sulfoxide reductase B/A protein; the encoded protein is MSSARAVSSPTLLSVARRLWPAALVLAAVLSACTEARGAPPGTQAAVTASAPAQDGRKYAKPSDAELKRTLSPLAYQVTQHEGTEPPFRNAYWNNHEEGLYVDVVSGEPLFSSRDKFESGTGWPSFTRPLDKAHVVEKRDSTLGMERVEVRSKDGDSHLGHVFEDGPEPTGLRYCINSASLRFIPVNELAAKGYGAWLPSFGRAAPSEPQGAMAPAAGAVVLAKAAAPTEAARETAYLAGGCFWGMEDILRKIPGVIDTEVGYTGGAKKGATYEDVHTGETGHAEAVRVVFNPKLLTYEALLEQWFFRMHDPTTLNRQGNDVGTQYRSAIFYLSDAQKRTAEAVKARVDKSGKWSRPVVTQIVAAGEWVPAEGYHQDYLVKNPGGYTCHYLRD